One segment of Pseudothermotoga sp. DNA contains the following:
- a CDS encoding XRE family transcriptional regulator produces the protein MREYLSEGLVMDYVSIGERIRLARNRLGLTQADLAKKVGVDPSTIAYYESGRRQISLEMLQKIANALGVELDYFLKEHEVTAVELPPVRKFIPLYDVNVRAGNGGFPDSLEPLRLLPVETVDADCAFVVHGRSMEPEINDGDIVLVRRVYPQDVLDGEIVVSMYENQFLVKRLYRDDGKIVLIADNDEYTPIVVNPNEQFEIIGKVVEVRRVPKRKRPRKQNNYS, from the coding sequence GTGAGAGAATACCTTTCGGAGGGATTGGTCATGGACTATGTGAGCATAGGGGAAAGGATCAGACTGGCGCGTAACCGCTTGGGCTTGACCCAAGCCGATCTGGCGAAGAAGGTGGGGGTGGATCCCTCCACGATCGCCTACTACGAATCTGGTAGAAGGCAGATAAGCTTGGAGATGTTGCAGAAGATAGCCAACGCTTTGGGTGTGGAGCTGGATTATTTCCTGAAAGAGCATGAAGTCACCGCTGTGGAACTACCACCCGTGCGCAAGTTCATACCCCTGTACGATGTGAACGTAAGGGCTGGAAATGGAGGCTTTCCAGACTCTTTAGAGCCTCTGAGGCTTTTACCAGTTGAAACTGTGGATGCAGACTGTGCCTTCGTGGTGCATGGACGAAGCATGGAACCAGAGATAAACGATGGAGACATCGTGTTGGTGAGACGAGTCTATCCACAAGATGTGCTGGACGGAGAGATCGTCGTGAGCATGTATGAAAATCAATTTCTGGTGAAACGCTTATACAGAGACGATGGAAAGATCGTCTTGATCGCAGACAACGATGAATACACACCGATAGTCGTCAATCCAAACGAGCAGTTCGAAATCATCGGAAAAGTCGTCGAAGTCAGGCGCGTACCGAAAAGAAAAAGGCCAAGAAAACAGAACAACTACTCGTGA